DNA from Marinagarivorans cellulosilyticus:
GCCGACGTCTAAAATGAGCAAGTCGGGGTTGTCTTGCAGTGCTCGGTTGCTCACTCTTAGGCCGTTGCTCTCTGTGAGTACGGTAAAGCCGTTTTGCGATAAAAAATCGTTAACTAGCTGGGCCAGCCGCTGGTCGTCTTCTGCCAATAATATAGTGTCGGTCATGCCGTTGCCTTTCTAGAAAAATGCCCAAGCGTTGCGGCGTGCGCGGCGGTATTGTTTGTGGTCGTGAATAACTTCAAAGGTTTCGCTGGCGAGCAATTCGTTGCGTGCGCTTTCACGCAATAAAAAGTTTAGGCTTGTACTGGTGTTTAGCGCCATGTTGTGTGATCCCTCACTGGCTTTTTCCCAACAGGCTAAAGGCACTGGCTCGTTCTTTTGATACAAACACAGATTGCGCGTGTTATTGGAATGCCAGGAAATTTGCAGCTCGTCTTGGCAAAGCTCTTCTGCGCTACTGAGTACGCACACCTTAGGTTTAATGGTGAGGGTTACGGTGGTGTTATCACAATAGCTATAACTCGATAGCACGAGTGTGCTTAAGCCCAATAGGCGGGCAAACAGCGGCTGTCGTCTATTGCGTGTAGTGCGACGGTTAGAAATGGTACACCCCCGCCGCGTAAAACGTAAAAATGCTGTCCTCTATGACAATGGGGCTATCGATAACGCTGCTACCTAGCCATTTATAGCTGGTAACTGCACGCATGCCCCAATGTTTGTTAAAGCGTGTTTCCCACTCTGCTTTTAGATAGGCTGAGGTGGTTGCAGTGGCTTCGTAGGCGAGCTCGCTATTGTTAACTTCGTTGTCGCGCACGCCGTAGTAGTAGTCGACTAATTTATCGCTTTGCCATGTGGCACCGGCAGAAAGCTCCCAATAATGTCGATTTTTAACCCAAGGGAGTGTTAGTGCCGTGCGGAGCTTTTGGCCGTGGTGTATCCCCGTAACATCTTGCAAAATTTGGGTTTGCCAGTCGAATAACGGGTGAATATAAGTGTATTCCAAGCCCGATAAACCGGCGGTTCGCCGCTTGTGCAATGTGTGTACGGTACTGCCTGTATCGCCTATGTCTTGGTTGGTGAGTGTCCAGTCGCTGAAAAAGGCTTGCTCAAAGCCGGGGGTGATTAGAATCGCGTTAAACTGATGATGTTGGCGGTCGAATAGGGTGTAGCCCGCAT
Protein-coding regions in this window:
- a CDS encoding MipA/OmpV family protein, which translates into the protein MYLFKFFFIGNTRQAHWRKYALTLALALAASVVPPGIAAQTSCQGDCVAIGEWELSLSFGGGMRSNPVLGQKDIPFVLVPKFSYYGKRFFLDSYDAGYTLFDRQHHQFNAILITPGFEQAFFSDWTLTNQDIGDTGSTVHTLHKRRTAGLSGLEYTYIHPLFDWQTQILQDVTGIHHGQKLRTALTLPWVKNRHYWELSAGATWQSDKLVDYYYGVRDNEVNNSELAYEATATTSAYLKAEWETRFNKHWGMRAVTSYKWLGSSVIDSPIVIEDSIFTFYAAGVYHF
- a CDS encoding DUF3019 domain-containing protein, yielding MLSSYSYCDNTTVTLTIKPKVCVLSSAEELCQDELQISWHSNNTRNLCLYQKNEPVPLACWEKASEGSHNMALNTSTSLNFLLRESARNELLASETFEVIHDHKQYRRARRNAWAFF